In Amaranthus tricolor cultivar Red isolate AtriRed21 chromosome 3, ASM2621246v1, whole genome shotgun sequence, a single window of DNA contains:
- the LOC130808330 gene encoding uncharacterized protein LOC130808330, with protein sequence MASSTKLHPATLVTNIKTCVPIQLDDGLNHNTWVTLFQLQCRGNLVDNHITSKDSLNTSDAKDSERQRLNDIVRTWIYSTISPSLLPSIVRPKDSALDAWNRLENNFQNNRTSRILHLESQFNNLSLSNFPHVKSYCNELQNLATTLTNLGTTISDNRLAL encoded by the coding sequence ATGGCTTCTTCCACAAAATTACACCCGGCTACCCTTGTTACTAACATCAAAACTTGTGTTCCTATTCAACTTGATGATGGACTTAATCACAATACTTGGGTTACTCTTTTTCAACTTCAGTGTCGAGGTAATCTTGTCGACAATCATATTACTTCCAAGGACTCATTAAACACATCGGATGCTAAGGATTCCGAGCGGCAACGTCTCAATGATATTGTTCGCACATGGATTTATAGCACTATTAGTCCTTCTCTTCTTCCCTCTATTGTTCGTCCCAAAGATAGTGCTCTTGATGCTTGGAATCGCCttgaaaacaattttcaaaacaatagaACTTCCCGTATCCTTCATCTTGAATCCCAATTCAATAATCTCTCCCTTTCTAACTTTCCTCATGTAAAATCCTATTGCAATGAGCTCCAAAACCTTGCTACAACCCTTACTAATCTTGGCACCACTATCTCGGACAATCGATTAGCCCTTTAA
- the LOC130808331 gene encoding uncharacterized protein LOC130808331 — protein MAAFDGTFCPEEHLMAYKNLMLLYTTNPALWCKFFPITLTGVALTWYTSLPGRSIHTFAQLESKFLGHFVASRRQEKSNFHLLSITQLEGESISSYLRKFHETVLEAHDPKKRRSEKKDPISSNHSSRNREEHALRRPEPPSDMGAPRSRHVYVAKGESRTRNLLDGGNDPMFNKNRKDIFFAIRDELPTPPPTTTPSNRRNYNLWCDYHKEHGHTLAQCCELKRILHQLADEGELSRFINRKDYGTRGDAERRPWNQKRNEARRESFNTQGTINMIFSGYTEEYPTIRAAKDSVHTLFKRPLKTTSSGPIMRFDATTSQPLQQPHTDPLVVIIKIG, from the exons atggcggccttcgatggaacATTCTGCCCCGAGGAACACTTGATGGCATACAAAAACTTGATGTTGCTGTACACCACCAACCCAGCATTGTGGTGCAAATTCTTCCCAATTACTCTCACAGGAGTAGCCTTGACGTGGTACACCTCTCTTCCAGGGAGAAGTATCCACACCTTTGCCCAATTAGAGAGCAAATTCCTGGGTCACTTTGTGGCAtccagaaggcaggagaaatcaaacttccatttgCTTAGCATAACGCAACTGGAAGGGGAATCCATATCATCGTATCTGAGGAAATTCCATGAGACAGTGCTGGAG gcacatgaccccAAAAAACGAAGGTCAGAAAAAAAGGATCCAATATCCTCCAATCATTCCTCAAGGAACAGAGAGGAACATGCGCTGCGTCGTCCAGAACCTCCCTCAGACATGGGAGCTCCACGATCCAGACATGTATATGTCGCTAAAGGGGAGTCCAGGACGCGGAATTTGCTAGATGGAGGTAATGATCCGATGTTCAACAAGAACAGGAAGGACATATTCTTCGCCATCCGGGATGAGTTAccaactccacctcctactACCACCCCTTCCAATCGACGCAActacaatctgtggtgtgattaccacaaagaacaCGGCCACACTTTGGCCCAATGTTGCGAACTCAAGCGTATCCTACATCAACTAGCCGACGAGGGGGAGCTATCAAGGTTCATCAATCGAAAAGACTATGGCACGAGAGGCGATGCGGAAAGAAGGCCTTGGAACCAGAAAAGAAACGAGGCTAGGCGCGAAAGTTTCAACACACAAGGAACCATCAATATGATTTTCAGCGGCTACACCGAGGAATATCCTACAATCCGCGCCGCGAAAGACAGCGTCCATACTCTGTTCAAACGACCCCTAAAAACCACCTCAAGTGGGCCGATCATGAGATTTGATGCCACTACTTCCCAACCGTTGCAACAACCACACACTGATCCTTTAGTGGTTATCATCAAGATTGGGTAA
- the LOC130808332 gene encoding uncharacterized protein LOC130808332: MELKYDSSSSSSRDDELNEYLLMDFIKENCELQAVEDAIRYLVNSTAERDRSHVLHQQKMRTYVLRDLESANERLVLDYFCNQPLYDECSFRRRFRMRKHVFICIVDTLSVHDRFFQQHLDAFDQIDEYLKLGATTFKECLAHFVDGVIAQFSATYLWKLTLDDLQRLLREGEDRG, encoded by the exons atGGAATTGAAATATGATTCCAGTTCGTCAAGTTCTAGGGACGATGAACTCAACGAGTATTTGTTAATGGATTTTATCAAAGAAAATTGTGAATTGCAAGCAGTGGAGGATGCAATAAGATACTTAGTCAACTCCACCGCAGAAAGAGATAGAAGTCATGTTCTACATCAGCAAAAAATGAGAACTTACGTTCTTAGAGATTTGGAATCGGCAAATGAACGTTTAGTTCTTGATTACTTTTGTAACCAACCATTATACGATGAGTGCTCATTTCGGCGCAGGTTTCGCATGAGGAAACACGTATTTATTTGCATTGTGGATACCTTAAGTGTCCATGATCGTTTCTTCCAGCAACATCTAGATGCAT TTGATCAAATCGACGAGTATTTGAAACTTGGTGCTACTACGTTCAAGGAGTGTCTTGCTCATTTTGTTGATGGTGTGATAGCACAATTTTCAGCCACTTACCTTTGGAAGCTGACACTTGACGATCTCCAACGTCTCCTCAGAGAAGGGGAAGATAGAGGCTAG
- the LOC130809515 gene encoding uncharacterized protein LOC130809515: protein MSSFLKKATKKVTKVAKSLGGSSSSKRKATSTPSVSTTPSISNYNYEHNYPEGYDPKLHNYAEEVEREIQIDEEEEQEEEPTTPIGIHISRQSSTRAHEEQGEQQQQRQARGKRVNFQTIDEDEPVRQPFPAMPPPSGRAVSHVSSYFTKEPTENPDIFLCTCQICESQGVKPLVSYSFARGGGTGSFNKHLAKKHGITKETHAASGSGTTSGSRQTQWDIPSTGMPFRYNRNDMIDEFSRYVICDELPFNHGEK from the exons atgtcttcatttttgaaaaaagccacaaaaaaagttactaaagtggcaaaatcattgggaggttccagttcctccaaaagaaaggccacttctactccgtcggtatcaacaacaccttccattagtaattataattatgaacataattatccggaagggtacgacccaaagttacataattatgcagaagaagtggaaagagaaatacaaattgatgaagaagaagaacaagaagaggaaccaacgaccccaattgggatacatatatctcgacagtcatcaacaagagcacatgaagaacaaggagaacaacaacaacaaagacaagctcgtggtaaacgagtcaatttccaaactatcg atgaagatgaaccagtaagacaaccttttccggcaatgccacctcctagtggtagagctgtttcacatgtgtcgtcgtatttcacaaaagaaccaaccgagaatccagatattttcttatgcacttgtcaaatttgtgaaagtcaaggagtaaagcccttagtttcatacagtttcgccagag gtggtggtacgggatcttttaacaaacatttggcaaagaagcatggaatcacaaaagaaactcatgcagcaagcggcagcgggaccacaagtggaagccgacagacacaatgggacattcccagcacaggtatgccttttagatataatcgtaatgacatgattgatgaattttctaggtatgtaatttgtgatgaattgccttttaaccacggtgaaaagtag
- the LOC130807353 gene encoding malate dehydrogenase, mitochondrial-like: MRTQMLRSVQSAAKRSNHGTRHYASASNPERKVTILGAAGGIGQPLSMLMKLNPLVSTLSLYDLAGTPGVAADCSHINTRAQVFGYAEDSNLGKALEGSDVVIIPAGVPRKPGMTRDDLFNINAGIVKNLCTAVAKYCPNALVNMISNPVNSTVPIASEVFKKAGTYDPKRLFGVTTLDVVRAKTFYANKAGLPLEEVNVPVVGGHAGITILPLFSQAHPQANLSQSDIEKLTKRTQDGGTEVVEAKAGKGSATLSMAYAGALFADACLKGLNGVPDVVECSFVESNVTELPFFASKVKLGKNGVEEIFGLGTLSDFEQQGLEALKSELKSSIEKGIDFANKN; this comes from the exons atgagaACTCAAATGTTAAGATCTGTTCAATCAGCTGCTAAAAGAAGCAATCATGGAACCCGGCATTATGCATCTGCATCAAATCCAGAGCGTAAAGTAACCATTCTCGGTGCTGCTGGTGGGATTGGACAACCTTTATCTATGTTGATGAAACTGAATCCTCTTGTTTCCACACTTTCTCTTTATGATCTTGCTGGTACTCCTGGTGTTGCTGCGGATTGTAGCCACATCAATACCAGAGCTCAG GTTTTTGGTTATGCTGAGGATTCGAATTTGGGGAAGGCTCTTGAAGGATCAGATGTTGTAATAATTCCTGCTGGTGTGCCTAGGAAGCCTGGTATGACACGTGATGATCTCTTTAACATTAACGCTGGCATTGTGAAAAACCTCTGCACTGCTGTCGCCAAGTACTGTCCTAAT GCTCTTGTCAACATGATCAGCAACCCTGTGAACTCAACAGTGCCTATTGCCTCCGAAGTTTTCAAGAAAGCTGGAACTTATGATCCTAAAAGGCTGTTTGGTGTGACTACTCTTGATGTAGTTAGGGCTAAGACTTTCTATGCTAATAAAGCTGGCCTTCCACTTGAAG AGGTCAATGTGCCTGTTGTTGGAGGACATGCTGGCATAACCATCCTCCCATTATTTTCTCAA GCTCACCCACAAGCCAATCTCTCACAGTCTGACATTGAGAAACTTACAAAGCGAACACAAGATGGAGGAACGGAGGTTGTTGAGGCCAAGGCAGGAAAGGGTTCAGCAACATTGTCGATGGC TTATGCTGGAGCACTTTTTGCTGATGCCTGCTTAAAGGGACTGAATGGTGTTCCTGATGTCGTGGAGTGTTCATTCGTAGAATCAAATGTGACTGAACTTCCCTTCTTTGCTTCTAAG GTGAAATTGGGGAAGAATGGAGTGGAAGAAATCTTCGGGTTGGGCACGTTGTCTGATTTCGAGCAACAGGGTCTGGAAGCACTCAAGTCTGAGCTCAAATCATCCATTGAAAAGGGTATTGATTTTGCAAACAAGAACTGA